In Mastacembelus armatus chromosome 22, fMasArm1.2, whole genome shotgun sequence, a genomic segment contains:
- the plcb2 gene encoding 1-phosphatidylinositol 4,5-bisphosphate phosphodiesterase beta-2, with the protein MNKKRFFLDPPEVKDYLVKGERFTKWSEDSTKTAPVTMKMDAKGFYVYWINQSKETTFLDVATIRDTRTGKYAKLPKHPKVRNVFNMDFPDSNHLAKTLTIVSGLDTVNLTYHNFFAAKEKVTQNWANDILAIAYNAARNNACRQVFLEKIYIRISLQTNKDGKIPVKNIYKMFPADKKRVEGALASAHLPKGKYDTMKPDVFTETAFRTFLTHLCPRPEIYEIFTSYSTKPTMTKENFTKFLNEKQRDSRLNEELFPRLRQDQIKALIDKYEPCSTNSNRGLISPEGLIFFLMGPETSVVMQDRLAKCQDMTQPIPHYFIKSSHNTYLTAGQFSGVSSPEMYRQCLLSGCRCLELDCWKGKPPDEEPIITHGFTMTTEILFKDVIEAIAESAFKTSQYPVILSFENHVDSVKQQEKMANYCKTIFGDALLTEPLEKYPLKPGHQIPSPSELLGKVLIKNKKGSHEKPTQAKKPTAATDHATTTAAPTSDADGTSHDPANPAPSTHENHAEGDAAVEDNEEQEDTEEHDEEKMKTSDEGTAGQEVTAYEAMSSLVNYIQPNKFISFDNARKKNKSYVISSFVETKGEAMIAKTAVEFVEYNKRQMSRIYPKGTRMDSSNYSPQPFWNVGCQMVALNYQTMDFPMQLNMALFEFNGRTGYLLKHDIMRRSDKKFDPFCDRIDTVVASTLTIKIYSGQFLSDKNVKTGVEVEVIGLPGDPKKKYRTKWSTTPNAINPVWNEEPFVFEKILLPEMASLRLVVHEENGKFLGHRIIPLDAIQSGFHHICLRSESNMPLTLPALFVYIEVKDYIPAAFADFTDALFNPTKGTEKTTKTPKESSSDYISPYELPLAAPTPAAKDKESEATVAETTPPEPTPPVEVNEQPLAETTAVEAKEEAEKTTDTPEPTAEPSETPDTAVAEDPAPDAGTSETVPEATPSPEEAAPEKEESPEAEAAPETKEEPVNDTSTDDKAGTEEAPETKEEPVNDTSTDDKAGTEEAPAQPDAVAVPCPAPTETPGSDNCSQPPTCSEEPSTVTTEELTQHKSYLKVTKRQEKEMKETEKKYQKKGEDLIQKYSDTFKGIKKKVSVKKKDGAGSTSDSSVTTERVKEQKEKMQVDLQALWTDQNDQQKKKKEQFATERLAKLLELATERHSSELKTLESQAKENKKKSLSKCPSSDKAKMKKAMSTEQLDEASQSDNASADYSPQQAALMKKQAATLEEIKNLTNQLNQEALKEHEQKLRTLPAEVKEAVNVCVGAHFPELVDQAGDNKVEGVGMYGDVFLG; encoded by the exons CACCCCAAGGTCCGCAATGTGTTCAACATGGATTTCCCAGACAGCAACCATCTCGCCAAAACTCTGACCATCGTGTCGGGTCTAGACACGGTGAATCTCACCTATCATAACTTCTTTGCCGCCAAAGAGAAAGTAACACAG AACTGGGCAAATGACATCCTTGCAATTGCCTACAATGCTGCCAGAAACAATGCGTGCAGGCAAGTCTTCCTGGAGAAAAT ATACATTCGTATTTCTCTTCAGACCAACAAGGACGGCAAGATCCCAGTGAAAAA tATTTACAAGATGTTCCCTGCGGACAAGAAGAGGGTGGAAGGTGCCTTAGCTTCAGCACACCTCCCTAAAGGAAAG TATGACACCATGAAGCCTGATGTGTTCACTGAGACGGCATTCAGGACTTTTTTGACACATCTCTGTCCTCGGCCTGAGATCTATGAGATCTTCACTTCATA CTCCACCAAACCCACCATGACAAAGGAGAATTTCACCAAGTTTCTCAATGAGAAACAAAGGGATTCTCGGCTCAATGAGGAGCTGTTTCCACGTCTGCGACAGGATCAGATCAAGGCCCTGATTGACAAATATGAACCCTGTTCTACTAATTCCAACAGAG GTCTGATTTCTCCAGAAGGTCTTATATTTTTCTTGATGGGGCCCGAGACATCTGTTGTCATGCAGGACAGACTAGCTAAGTGCCAGGACATGACCCAACCCATACCCCACTACTTCATCAAGTCCTCTCACAACACATACCTGACAG CTGGTCAGTTCTCTGGCGTGTCCTCTCCGGAGATGTACCGCCAGTGTCTGCTGTCTGGATGCCGATGTCTGGAGCTGGACTGCTGGAAGGGAAAACCTCCAGATGAAGAGCCCATCATTACTCACGGCTTCACTATGACAACTGAGATCCTCTTCAAG GATGTAATTGAGGCCATTGCTGAGAGTGCCTTCAAGACCTCGCAGTACCCTGTTATCCTCTCATTCGAGAACCACGTTGACTC TGTCAAACAGCAAGAGAAAATGGCCAACTATTGCAAAACCATATTTGGTGATGCCCTGCTGACAGAACCACTGGAAAAATACCCT CTGAAGCCAGGTCACCAGATCCCCAGCCCATCTGAGCTCTTGGGCAAGGTCCTCATCAAGAACAAGAAGGGCAGCCATGAAAAGCCGACTCAGGCCAAGAAACCCACAGCAGCCACTGACCATGCCACAACCACAGCCGCACCAACCAGCGATGCAGATGGCACATCCCATGATCCTGCAAACCCAGCACCCAGCACCCACGAGAACCACG CTGAGGGGGATGCAGCTGTGGAGGACAATGAGGAGCAAGAGGACACAGAGGAACACGatgaggagaaaatgaagacatCCGATGAG GGCACAGCTGGACAAGAAGTAACAGCGTATGAGGCAATGTCATCCTTGGTCAACTATATCCAGCCCAACAAATTCATCTCTTTTGACAATGCCAGAA AGAAAAACAAGAGTTACGTAATCTCTTCTTTTGTGGAGACCAAAGGGGAGGCAATGATTGCTAAGACTGCTGTTGAATTTGTCGA ATACAATAAGAGGCAGATGAGCAGGATTTACCCCAAAGGAACAAGAATGGACTCATCCAATTACAGTCCTCAGCCTTTTTGGAACGTAGGCTGCCAGATGGTGGCGCTCAACTACCAGACAATGG ATTTCCCCATGCAGCTGAACATGGCTCTGTTTGAATTCAACGGCAGAACGGGCTACCTACTCAAGCATGATATTATGCGTCGCAGTGACAAGAAGTTTGATCCTTTCTGTGACAGGATTGACACTGTTGTGGCAAGCACACTGACCATAAAG ATCTACTCAGGCCAGTTCCTGTCTGACAAGAATGTGAAAACCGGGGTTGAGGTGGAGGTGATCGGGCTCCCGGGAGACCCCAAGAAGAAATATCGCACCAAGTGGTCGACCACACCTAATGCCATCAACCCAGTGTGGAATGAGGAgccttttgtttttgagaag ATCCTTCTCCCAGAAATGGCTTCTCTAAGACTTGTAGTCCATGAGGAGAATGGTAAATTCCTGGGGCACAGGATCATCCCTCTTGATGCTATCCAATCAG GCTTCCATCACATCTGCCTGCGCAGTGAGAGCAACATGCCGCTCACTCTCCCTGCCCTCTTTGTGTACATCGAGGTCAAGGACTACATCCCTGCTGCCTTCGCAG ATTTCACAGATGCCCTATTTAATCCAACAAAGGGCACAGAGAAGACCACAAAGACCCCCAAGGAG tCATCCTCCGACTATATTTCTCCCTATGAGTTGCCTCTTGCAGCCCCCACCCCCGCAGCCAAAGATAAGGAGAGTGAAGCCACTGTTGCAG AAACGACCCCACCTGAACCCACTCCGCCTGTCGAGGTCAATGAACAGCCTCTAGCAGAAACTACTGCAGTAGAAGCTAaagaagaggcagagaaaacaacagataCCCCAGAGCCTACAGCAGAGCCATCTGAAACACCTGATACTGCTGTTGCTGAAGATCCAGCACCAGATGCAGGAACGTCTGAAACCGTCCCTGAGGCCACTCCCTCCCCTGAGGAGGCTGCCCCTGAGAAAGAAGAGTCCCCAGAGGCAGAGGCAGCTCCTGAAACCAAAGAGGAACCAGTGAATGACACTAGCACAGACGATAAAGCAGGCACAGAGGAGGCTCCTGAAACCAAAGAGGAACCAGTGAATGACACTAGCACAGATGATAAAGCAGGCACAGAGGAGGCTCCAGCACAGCCTGATGCCGTGGCCGTGCCCTGTCCAGCCCCAACCGAGACTCCAGGATCAGATAACTGCTCTCAGCCGCCAACGTGCAGCGAAG AGCCTTCAACTGTGACTACTGAGGAATTGACACAGCACAAGAGCTATCTGAAGGTCACCAAGCGTcaggagaaagagatgaaagaaacagagaagaagtATCAGAAAAAAGGAGAGGATCTGATTCAGAAATACTCTGACACCTTCAAAGGCATTAAGAAGAAGGTCTCGGTGAAGAAAAAAGA CGGAGCGGGAAGCACCTCTGACTCCAGTGTGACTACGGAGCGGGTGAAGGAGCAGAAGGAAAAAATGCAGGTCGACCTCCAAGCTCTGTGGACGGATCAGAATGaccagcagaagaagaaaaaagagcagttTGCTACAGAG AGACTGGCCAAACTGTTGGAGCTGGCCACGGAGAGACACAGCAGCGAACTGAAGACCCTGGAGAG CCAAGCCaaagaaaataagaagaaaagCCTCTCAAAATGTCCATCCTCAGATAAAGCAAA GATGAAAAAGGCAATGAGCACAGAACAGCTGGATGAGGCCAGTCAGTCTGATAATGCA TCTGCAGATTACAGCCCACAGCAAGCGGCTCTCATGAAGAAACAGGCTGCTACACTGGAAGAAATCAAGAACCTGACCAATCAG CTCAATCAGGAGGCTCTGAAGGAGCATGAGCAGAAACTGAGGACTCTGCCAGCGGAGGTGAAGGAGGCTGTTAATGTCTGTGTGGGGGCTCACTTCCCCGAGCTGGTCGATCAGGCTGGAGACAATAAGGTGGAGGGAGTGGGCATGTACGGTGATGTCTTTTTAGGTTAA
- the pak6 gene encoding serine/threonine-protein kinase PAK 6 produces the protein MFRKKKKKRPEISAPKNFEHRVHTSFDAKRGCFVGLPTQWQSLIENLRRPKPMVDPSRITEVELRPKKTIVRGSMIGHGEYISAMINDMSRLSVTSSNSLRKSSPSARKRAQSLGRLGEVNEGETYQYEGLTQDDEDDEDAGQEHWRDKARNIHSETNTPYLGMKKSITLQPNGILPKAKSTYEVSVSSLEGPPHPAQAQNIPMPSHGAYMSGEVGSPQERVIWARDFQLPRGMPPNQRPIACFYSPAMTIQQPQGDQGTVTAELRPNVPVYMHPQNSPGRPFSSYDLKAESTVRYHSSFLPTGTSSPLVGGIRLQRTVRSSASYTLGLSPNMGLRPSGPDPFLRHSGCPNPPYPRQDSPSQPRPSPTGSLATSPPGTCSPAFRPPQHPSPRPPPDPPKVTHEQFKAALQMVVDKGDPRSYLENFVKIGEGSTGVVCIATEKHSGRQVAVKMMDLRRQQRRELLFNEVVIMRDYQHRNVVEMFKSALVEEELWVIMEYLQGGALTNIVSETRLSEEQIATVCEAVLQALAYLHSQGVIHRDIKSDSILLTLDGRVKLSDFGFCAQISKDIPKRKSLVGTPYWMAPEVISKSPYGTEVDVWSMGIMVVEMVDGEPPYFSETPVAAMKRLRDEPAPTVRNVSQISPVLKDFLDRMLTRDPLERASATDLLEHPFLLQSGSPQCLVPLVEQYRKRMSRC, from the exons ATGTTCcgcaagaagaaaaagaagaggccTGAGATATCAGCGCCCAAGAACTTTGAGCACCGAGTTCACACCTCTTTTGATGCAAAGCGTGGCTGCTTTGTGGGCTTGCCGACCCAATGGCAAAGCCTGATAGAGAACCTGCGGAGGCCCAAACCTATGGTGGACCCATCCAGGATCACAGAAGTGGAGCTGCGGCCAAAGAAG ACTATTGTGCGTGGGAGCATGATTGGTCATGGGGAGTACATCTCAGCCATGATCAATGACATGAGCCGCCTGTCTGTGACCAGTTCCAACTCTTTGAGGAAGAGCAGCCCCTCAGCCAGGAAGAGGGCCCAGTCTCTGGGAAGACTGGGGGAGGTGAATGAGGGAGAAACTTATCAGTATGAGGGCCTGACccaggatgatgaagatgatgaggatgcGGGTCAGGAGCATTGGAGGGACAAGGCCAGGAACATACATAGTGAGACTAACACCCCTTACTTGGGCATGAAGAAGAGCATCACTCTACAACCCAATGGGATCTTGCCAAAGGCCAAGTCCACCTATGAAGTCAGTGTCAGCTCCCTGGAGGGACCTCCACATCCTGCTCAGGCCCAGAACATTCCAATGCCAAGTCACGGGGCTTATATGAGCGGAGAGGTGGGCAGCCCTCAGGAGAGAGTGATATGGGCAAGAGATTTTCAGCTACCCAGGGGAATGCCACCAAATCAGAGACCTATAGCTTGTTTCTACAGCCCAGCTATGACTATACAGCAACCCCAAGGAGATCAAGGGACAGTCACCGCAGAACTCCGGCCCAACGTACCAGTGTACATGCACCCACAGAACAGTCCAGGGAGGCCCTTCTCCTCCTATGACCTGAAA GCAGAGTCGACAGTGAGGTACCACTCCAGCTTCCTGCCCACTGGCACCAGCAGCCCTCTTGTGGGTGGAATCAGACTCCAGCGAACAGTGCGCTCCTCAGCTAGCTACACCCTGGGCCTGTCTCCTAACATGGGACTGAGGCCCAGTGGTCCAGATCCCTTTCTTAGACACTCTGGATGCCCAAACCCTCCTTATCCCCGGCAAGACAGCCCTTCTCAACCTCGACCATCACCTACAGGCTCTCTTGCTACCAGTCCCCCCGGCACCTGCTCCCCTGCCTTTAGACCACCTCAGCACCCTTCACCCAGGCCGCCCCCAGACCCACCTAAGGTAACCCATGAACAGTTCAAGGCCGCCCTGCAAATGGTGGTAGACAAGGGTGATCCACGGTcttacctggaaaactttgtgAAGATTGGAGAGGGCTCAACAGGGGTGGTGTGTATCGCCACAGAGAAGCACAGTGGCAGGCAGGTAGCAGTAAAGATGATGGACCTGCGGCGTCAGCAGAGGAGAGAGTTGCTCTTTAATGAG GTGGTAATCATGAGGGACTACCAGCACAGGAACGTGGTGGAGATGTTCAAGTCCGCCTTGGTGGAGGAAGAGCTGTGGGTAATCATGGAGTATCTGCAGGGTGGAGCACTAACCAACATTGTGTCTGAAACCAG ACTGAGTGAGGAACAGATTGCCACAGTGTGTGAAGCTGTTCTGCAGGCACTGGCCTATCTCCATTCACAAGGAGTCATCCACAGAGACATCAAGAGTGACTCTATACTACTCACATTAGATGGAAGA GTCAAGCTATCAGACTTTGGCTTCTGTGCTCAGATCAGTAAGGACATCCCTAAGAGGAAGTCACTAGTGGGGACACCATATTGGATGGCTCCTGAGGTCATCTCCAAATCACCATATGGCACTGAG GTGGATGTGTGGTCAATGGGTATCATGGTGGTGGAGATGGTGGATGGAGAGCCCCCATACTTCAGTGAAACCCCCGTAGCAGCTATGAAGAGGCTGAGGGATGAGCCAGCACCTACTGTACGAAACGTCAGCCAG ATCTCCCCAGTTCTAAAAGACTTCCTGGACCGCATGCTGACTCGGGATCCCCTAGAACGGGCCAGCGCCACCGACCTGCTGGAACACCCCTTCCTGCTGCAGAGCGGCTCACCTCAGTGCCTGGTGCCACTGGTGGAGCAGTACCGCAAGCGCATGTCCCGCTGCTGA
- the bub1bb gene encoding mitotic checkpoint serine/threonine-protein kinase BUB1 beta, whose product MAEGGEVEWELSKENIQPLRRGRAISALHQALSQRQDGLCSAINQQRQSFESELRMYDGDDPLDVWDRYIKWTEQTFPQGGKESNLTTLLERVVTRFTEEKKYHNDPRYVDLWIKFAESSLEPLDIYRYMQTQGIGVTQASFYIAWAEEHENQGSCLKADLVYQEGFRRSAEPHDKLLQFHKALQARVSRQVMMNMEEDDSDDEPKQPERVSLADLKHRGKKKAIAPVNRTGPAIKSVSGGLQSRGAPVLGNASNTRLVIFDENSAQSAGPSEPKQDPWMAPPTSRAKENEQRSERWCDVKMPQKTKFGHTVMAPPPPKPTFQPFVEESDQPPTMTPCKINPAVNTVLSTRKPCREETPLKRLQEHQQQQKEAESGKPPEQSMYCKETLLNGAAEFCFEELRAERYFKKMVQESRGVTCQKDQASAGAST is encoded by the exons ATGGCcgaaggaggagaggtggaaTGGGAGCTGAGCAAAGAAAACATCCAGCCACTGCGACGGGGAAGAGCCATATCAGCCTTACACCAAGCACTCAGTCAACGACAGGATGGACTCTGTTCTGCCATCAACCAACAAAGACA GTCCTTTGAATCTGAACTGCGAATGTATGATGGAGATGATCCACTTGATGTTTGGGATCG GTACATAAAGTGGACAGAGCAAACCTTCCCTCAGGGAGGAAAGGAGAGCAACCTCACCACGCTGTTGGAACGGGTTGTAACCAGattcacagaggaaaagaaatatCACAACGACCCTCGCTATGTAGACCTCTGGATCAAATTT GCAGAGAGCAGCCTGGAGCCCTTGGACATTTACAGgtacatgcagacacagggaATAGGAGTGACACAGGCATCTTTCTACATCGCTTGGGCTGAAGAGCATGAGAATCAAGGCAGCTGCCTCAAAGCAGATCTGGTCTACCAGGAAGGATTCAGGAGGTCTGCTGAGCCTCACGATAAGCTCCTGCAGTTTCACAA GGCTCTCCAGGCCAGAGTGTCCCGGCAGGTGATGATGAATATGGAGGAGGATGATAGTGATGATGAGCccaaacaaccagagagagtTTCTCTGGCTGACCTCAAACATAGAGGGAAGAAAAAGGCCATTGCCCCTGTCAACAGAACTGGGCCTGCAATCAAAA GTGTTTCTGGAGGCCTACAGTCGCGCGGTGCCCCTGTCCTAGGCAATGCTTCAAACACTCGGTTGGTCATCTTTGATGAGAACAGTGCTCAAAGTGCTGGTCCCTCAGAGCCTAAACAGGACCCTTGGATGGCTCCTCCTACTTCCAGAGCAAAGGAGAACGAGCAGAGGTCTGAGAGATGGTGTGATGTGAAG ATGCCACAGAAGACTAAATTTGGACATACAGTTATGgctccaccaccacccaaaCCCACCTTTCAGCCATTTGTTGAAGAGTCAGACCAGCCTCCAACAAT GACACCATGTAAGATCAACCCAGCAGTGAACACAGTTTTATCAACACGCAAACCCTGCAGAGAAGAAACCCCTCTGAAGAGACTACAGGagcaccaacagcagcagaaggaggCAGAATCAGGGAAACCACCAGAGCAGAGCATGTACTGTAAAGAGACGCTGCTCAACGGCGCAGCTGAATTCTGCTTTGAAGAACTGCGTGCTGAACGCTACTTTAAAAAGATGGTGCAGGAGTCACGGGGAGTCACATGCCAAAAGGATCAAGCTAGTGCCGGTGCTTCAACCTGA